The proteins below are encoded in one region of Rana temporaria chromosome 2, aRanTem1.1, whole genome shotgun sequence:
- the ID3 gene encoding DNA-binding protein inhibitor ID-3, giving the protein MKAISPVRSMPSCYQAVCCLSEQSLSIARSSGHKGGVEEPMGLLYDMNDCYSKLKELVPGIPQGTKLSQVEILQHVIDYIFDLQIVLGEEQEHNNLLALQNSDFSAMSTEDASLCH; this is encoded by the exons ATGAAGGCCATCAGCCCAGTGAGATCAATGCCCAGCTGCTACCAGGCTGTGTGCTGCCTGTCCGAACAGAGCCTGAGCATTGCCAGGAGTAGTGGGCACAAGGGAGGCGTAGAAGAACCCATGGGTCTCCTCTATGACATGAATGATTGCTACTCCAAGCTGAAGGAGCTGGTTCCTGGCATCCCTCAAGGCACCAAACTAAGTCAAGTCGAGATCCTCCAACATGTTATTGATTACATCTTCGACCTGCAGATCGTATTGGGGGAAGAACAGGAACACAACAACCTCTTAGCACTACAG AATTCAGATTTCTCAGCAATGTCGACAGAAGATGCCAGTCTGTGCCATTGA